The Tenebrio molitor chromosome 7, icTenMoli1.1, whole genome shotgun sequence region CCCAGTCGCCGCCTACGCCGCTCATGCCCCAGTCGCCACTTACGCCGCTCATGCCCCAGTCGCCACCTACGCCGCTCATGCCCCAGTTGTTGCCACCAGAACTTCCGCCGTCGCCTACTCCCCAGCCGCCGTCGTCTCTCACGCCTCTTTCAGCGGTTTGGGAGCCTCCTATGCCTGGTAAATGGTGAACCGACTGCAATTTGTACATATAGGCTTagtgtaaattatttatgaaaaattaaaaaaaaaaattcgatgaaAGTTTGTTGAAATTTACTACCAACCTTACTGTCAACTTTACTGCCACCCTTAAACAAAATAAGAAACTAGGAAGGGTGAAAAATATTGCATGGACTTTTGgacttttctaaaaaaaagaaCACATTCTTCATCGTACATTACAGGAAAATAAGAGTTTttcatttcttcattttcccCACAGAATGTTACAGAGCATGTCcataacaaaaaatgaaaatgtgaaattaaaaagattAACATTCTTTTTAAGATTTGTTAAATCCTTTCCGGTAAAATGGACCAGTTACATATGCACGGTGTAAatgtttattcatttttgtggGCGCGATAGtacctaacctaacttttttgaataaagaaaattttacttttaatagGAATTAGGAAAGATAGGAACTGGTTCTTATCCATAtcccacaattttttttttattaactcaaaaatatttggaaaaaGAAGCAATTACAACACACAAACTGGACTGCACGTTTTTAAAAGGtgatatttttcaaactaattTCTGATCCTGagtcaaattaattgattaatcTTCTTTTAAAGTTTgttaatgttttaaatttttagtaaAAAGTTGTTATAAATGCTATGTGGTTTACACAAAGTTATGTGGAAGTTTGAAATAgtggtttatttgacgagttcttgtgtaaactggggttttttggcacgagtgggcaagtttaaaacgcgagtgaaacgagtgttttaaacttgcccactcgtgccaaaaaagcccaattgacacataaacgagttgaatacaacgtttttttgttcgacgagccccttaaaggctccaaatcgcttaaaatctttaaaattagcttgacgtttcgttttgacaagtggtgacatttatcaaaatccgttcacataggagaaaattctcaaattctgacagtgtcgaacaaaaaatatttttaaaaagtaattaaaaaacaatttcctCCCGAATTATGATCTATCTGGCCTACACTACacaagaattaaattaatgtgtTATTTATCTATTAACAAAGTCAGTTTTGACAACATGACGAAAAGTAGGTTTATTTGGGTTTCTCGGTATATAAAATGCAATGAAACGTTAAATACTTTTTCCTTATTTattcaacaataaataatttacaactAGATCGACATTAGTGAGTCTTCATTTATTTACCAGGCGTAGGAAGCTCCCAATCCGGTGAAGCTGGTGTGGGAGACGACGGCGGCTGGGGAGTATCCTACGGCGGCGGTCCTAGCGACGACGGGGGCGGCGTAGCTGGAGACAACTGGGGCATGTGCGGCGTAAGCGGTGGAGAGGACTGGGGCATGGGCAGCGTAGCTGGAGACGAGAGGAGCATGGGCAGCATAGCTGGAGACGAGTGGGGCATGGGCAGCATAGCTGGAGACGAGTGGGGCATGGGCGTAGCTGGAGACTACTGGAGCATGGGCAGCGTAGGTGGACACGACGGGGGCGGCGTGAGCGACGGCCACTGGAGCGTGGAGGAGAGCATCGTTGGTGATGCGGGTGTCGAATTTACGGACGCTGGAGAAGGCACTGTCTACGGCTTTGGAGTAATGAGAGACGGCCTGGTTGCCACCGAGGGAACGGACAACACTCTGGTGGGAGGCGCCGACGGCTGGGGCGTGGACGGCGTAGGGGGCGGCATGAGCCACGGCCAGTGGAGCGGCGTGAGCCAAGACGGGGGCGGCCTGGTTGATGTAAGCGGTGCTGACGGCGGGAGCGGCGGAGTAGGCCACAGCGGGGCCGGCGGCGTAAGTGGCCACGGCAGGGGCACCCAAGAGTCCGGCGTTGGCGTAAGCCAAAGCGGCGGCGAAGACGACGAACTGAAATTGAGAcgttttaaacattttcaaaattttctcaaGTTTTCAGGATTATGCAGGGTGGGAGGGGCTGAAGACTCACTTTGAATGCCATTGTGAATTGGTGGTTTTTGGTTTGTCGAAGACTGATACTGTTGACGATCATTCGGcgatttttatacaaatttgttGCACAATTGAGAGCCCCGGCGTGGTCCACTTTCGCTCTCGGTGAAGGTCGGGGTTAGGGCGGCACCACCTAGTCGCACCATTATTGCAAATCTTATTTTTACATAACTGTATCAACTCGGAGTACTGATTGTGGTACTAATGTTAAACAGCTCACTGCAACACTTTCTTCGTGACCGAAGTGTTGAAGTAATTCGCCAGGTTTCTAAGTTCCCACAAAAATTTTAAGGATTACCACATGAGGAAAAAAGGCTCCGTCATctcctatttaaaaaaactactcaCGTCGTAACTCAATTCACATCACACTAAACAataaacttgtcaaaacggAGAACTAGATGTCAAATGgatacataatatttttttaaatgtttatgtCATCTACCTCCAAAAAATTTGATTGAAATATACATCCCGATTTGTAAAATGCATTAGCAGTATATTCAAGAATCtcggaaatattttaatggcAAATAATAGATATTCGTAGAGGCAGCTTTCTCTTTTAGGTACGCTAGTACCTTGTTAGTACCTACGCTTTTTTTACTTATGCAACAGATATAGGTTGCAATGGGGCAATGTACCACAATAACGGAGCCATATCTTcaataaatcatttttgcAACAAAGGTGTTTTAATGGttcaacattttgtacaactAAGACCGGTTCAACGGTTGACATTTCCCTTTTCATTAACAGTTATTGTCACCAGACTACTTGATCAATAGATATATAAGTAGTACCAAAGGTGTGACAGTTAACAGTACCTGGTACAATGCAGATAAAGTAGCAACtacgattaaaaaatactgacTGTTGGTTTTGAAATAGtcttaatttaaataacaaaaaatattttaacaacaaTTATGCTAGTTTACTAAAATTAATCGTCCAACTGGAGACTCAGCTTGAACAAATTGACACTCTGCAGCTCATGCAAACCCAAGATTTGCGGATTCTCTCTGAGCGTCTCGTAGAGCAACTTCACCGTcaatacattttcgattttCGGTCTTTTGGCGCAAGCATAGGCAAAAGCAGCTTGTTGTTCTGCATTCTCTAGCGACGGTTTACTCCTAGGAATAAAAGTGTCGTCTTTATCCACCACCTCTGTCTTTGACTCTTGCGTCTCGTCGATCACGTTGTGATAATTCCGTATGAATGGGTCCGGAATCGGGAGATTAAACCCGTACTGAAACTTCCCATCCCTGACTTTGTACCCCTTCATTCGCGAAATCATCGCCATCAGaatattttttacgaaaacttgACACGCGTGTACAATCAACTCCGTGACGCTTTCTTCGGCCCCGTCGAGTCCATTTTCCCAACTCGTCACCGCTATTCTGGTGGCAACAAAACCCGAATCTGGCATGAAGAGTTCACCTGCAGCGCTGCGATTCTCGTATTCCGCGGGGGGGAGCATCGTGGGGCTGGGGGGTTGGATGTAGTCGGAGTATTCGGCGCATTCGAATACGCCTTTGTCGCACGTGTTTCTCGTGTTTTTGACTCTGCTGCTTGTACGTTTCGACAACAGCGCTAGGACGAAATAATTATGGCAGCGGATTTGTTCCTCGTTTACGAGAAGTTTGCGCACTTCGGTGTCGAATTCTTTTCGAGTTATTGGCGATTTGAAGGAGAACCAGCGGCGCAGGATGTCGAAATATTCCTTGCGGAGGTCCTCGCTCAGGCAGGCCTCCAGGTTTTTTCGGGCCTCGTTGAGGTCtaacaaagtaaatttttattgattcgTTACATGTTCAGGCATTATATGGAGCTTACCCATCGCGAATCGAGGAATTAATCGAGTTTATAGGATTTGTTTTGGTGGGTtagaacataacctaaaaagcGCATCCGATCAGTGATCCCCAACAACAACCGATCACCATTACTATTTATCACAGTCCTCACAACTAATTCAATTGTGATTTATTTGcataattaattagaaaataaaactcaaaCCCTTTTTCCGATCTAGcggatttttttctgttaataATAGAAACGTAAAATTGGCTTTGAGACGAACTGTTGAAAAAAGTTTGTGGACCTCTGATCGAAACATAACCTCTTTGATCGATCCACATAACCTCTCTtttcaacaaatatttaatgTTCTAGGCCAAAACTAGCCGCAATGATGAATATCTCGAAAGCAGTATTGTGCAGGAGGTAGATTTTGATACTTCTGATTTTTCAACACCTTTTAAATCGTATTTTTAGGTTGTCTCAAATCAGGTTAACTCCGAACATTCTGAGCACCACCGGCTTTTCTACGGACGTCgaggaaaaaatcgagattCCCAGACGAATCCCTCGAGGGCCCACCGATATCTTACGCGCTTTAGAAAGCACAGTGGGTAGAGACCCCACAGCTGCTCATTATAAATACCATGATGACCCTTACCTCATTCCCTTGTCAAATAACGGCAAACGTACTTTTGCCATGGCCCAAGAGGCAGGCCGCAAAGCTGCCCACTGGGTCCGCCGACAACACCCCGATTTGTTCCAACATAAAGAAGCTGACCCTTTGATTGAAGCATTTGCTCCACCAATGGTTTACACTGAAGAGAGTGAAGTCGCGATTGACGACCTACAGACATCGATCAACACGGCACAAGTATCGGACGCCGTTCTCATTTATAgattgttgaaaaataaaaatgtggaaGTTGCGCCTGAACTAGAACACGGGTTGTTGGAGCTGTTGTGTTACCAGAACAGTTTAGAGGCGCCCTCAGAAGAATTTATAGAGGAACGCTGGTTTAGGCAGTCTGTTAAGGTGAAGGAGAAGGTGCGGAAGACGTGGAAGTAAGtatagaaaacaaaaaaaacagttGAGGAATTGTTACATTTGTGTTGTCGTGTAACAGGGATGGGGATCTAGCAGAGGAAATATTTaacagttttgaaaataaaacagcTGAAGCTTACTGCGCCATGATTCAAGGGATGACCAAATACCACCAAGTTGACAGAGCTTATCAACTGTTTGAAgaaacgaaacaaaaaaatattgtcctCAACACCAACACGTTCAATTCTTTGATTTACGTTGTCAACGCTGTAAAAGAACATTTTGAGTTGAGGTGGAATCTCGTCGTTGATTTGCTTTCTCAAATGAAAGCCGCCAACTTAAGTCCCAACTTAGGTACACTAAACTCAGTACTGTATGTACTTAGCTACATAGGCAACAGTGGCCTTGCAAAACAGTACACGCTTAAGACCCTAtcggaatttaaaaatttaggaATTGAACCTTCTCTAGCGTCTTGGTATTACGTTTTACTGACTTTTTGTAAAATGCGTAAGTGCGTCGACACCGTTAGAGACGAAATATAAACACGATATTGCAGGTGGACCGACAAGCACAATACTAAACGACATCCTGGACCTGATAGAAAACAAAGAACACAAAATCCGAGACTTGAAGGACGTCAATTTCTTCGTGACTGCCATGGAGATGTGCCGGCACCACTTGAACGATGTCGCCGTCGCCACTCGCGTCGACAACTTGTTGCACCACGGAGACAACTATAATTTGATCGGCGACTCTTACAAGGAATCGGTTTACTAGTACTAGCGCCCAATTGTCTCAGCACACCTCTGACATGATTCTTTCAGCCGCCACCTCTTCTCTCTTCTTTGTGCGAACCTCCCAGCAGAAGAATTCATGAATGACGTTTACTACAAGTACGTCCCCCACATTTACGTCCCCGAAACCGGGATAATGGCAGAAATCTTGACTCAAATCGACGCGAACGGGGCCATCGAGTACGTCCCGAGACTGTGGTCCGACATGATGGTTTTTGATCAGTCGTATCGCGAAAATCT contains the following coding sequences:
- the LOC138136071 gene encoding pupal cuticle protein G1A, whose product is MIVNSISLRQTKNHQFTMAFKFVVFAAALAYANAGLLGAPAVATYAAGPAVAYSAAPAVSTAYINQAAPVLAHAAPLAVAHAAPYAVHAPAVGASHQSVVRSLGGNQAVSHYSKAVDSAFSSVRKFDTRITNDALLHAPVAVAHAAPVVSTYAAHAPVVSSYAHAPLVSSYAAHAPLVSSYAAHAPLVSSYAAHAPVLSTAYAAHAPVVSSYAAPVVARTAAVGYSPAAVVSHTSFTGLGASYAW
- the LOC138136066 gene encoding transcriptional adapter 1-like, with protein sequence MDLNEARKNLEACLSEDLRKEYFDILRRWFSFKSPITRKEFDTEVRKLLVNEEQIRCHNYFVLALLSKRTSSRVKNTRNTCDKGVFECAEYSDYIQPPSPTMLPPAEYENRSAAGELFMPDSGFVATRIAVTSWENGLDGAEESVTELIVHACQVFVKNILMAMISRMKGYKVRDGKFQYGFNLPIPDPFIRNYHNVIDETQESKTEVVDKDDTFIPRSKPSLENAEQQAAFAYACAKRPKIENVLTVKLLYETLRENPQILGLHELQSVNLFKLSLQLDD
- the LOC138136056 gene encoding small ribosomal subunit protein mS39; this encodes MMNISKAVLCRRLSQIRLTPNILSTTGFSTDVEEKIEIPRRIPRGPTDILRALESTVGRDPTAAHYKYHDDPYLIPLSNNGKRTFAMAQEAGRKAAHWVRRQHPDLFQHKEADPLIEAFAPPMVYTEESEVAIDDLQTSINTAQVSDAVLIYRLLKNKNVEVAPELEHGLLELLCYQNSLEAPSEEFIEERWFRQSVKVKEKVRKTWKDGDLAEEIFNSFENKTAEAYCAMIQGMTKYHQVDRAYQLFEETKQKNIVLNTNTFNSLIYVVNAVKEHFELRWNLVVDLLSQMKAANLSPNLGTLNSVLYVLSYIGNSGLAKQYTLKTLSEFKNLGIEPSLASWYYVLLTFCKMRGPTSTILNDILDLIENKEHKIRDLKDVNFFVTAMEMCRHHLNDVAVATRVDNLLHHGDNYNLIGDSYKESVYYRHLFSLLCANLPAEEFMNDVYYKYVPHIYVPETGIMAEILTQIDANGAIEYVPRLWSDMMVFDQSYRENLVEIIMNTMVNNEQLVNADYNEKFANIAWDIYTRAEEQEESKINKLNLTGDQLGKILMLLLKNREFEKACTVMEKLDKNQQNIAGVPKIEALSLFVDQCIEEKAPSKAIACIQYCSDCGFPEAKQLGAKLHEKLNLDEVLLGRLSKIVGEVSSVKTQDAA